CACCCGGCTGAAGATGCAGCAACTGCTGCTCGACGTCTGGGCGCGCTTTCGCACCACCGTGGTGTTCGTCACCCACGATATCGACGAGGCGCTGTTCCTCGCCGATCGCATCCTGGTAATGAGCCCGCGCCCGGGCCGCATCGTCGAGGATCTGCGGCTGCCGTTCGCCCGCCCGCGCGATGCGACGCTGTCGACCAGCGCCGACTTCATTGCGCTCAAGCGCCATTGCCTGGCGCTGCTGCACCACGAGGCACCCGTGCCGCCGCTGCCCCGGCTGACGCCGCTGGGCGGCCCGGACGTGCGCACGCTGCAATTTGCCATCTGACCGGACCCGCCATGACCGACACCTACACCGCCCTCTTGGGCGATTCCGACCTCGCCACGCTGGCACCGCGTCTCGCCGCGATCGACGCGGCCACCCGGCGCATCGCGCTGATCGAGCTCGCCGACGAGGGCGATCCAGCACACCTGCCGCTCTTGATCGCCGGCCTCAATGATGCCGATGCCCGCGTGCGCGCCGAAGCGGCGCAACTGCTGGCCGGCTGGGACGAGGTCTACGTAGCGCACGCGCTGGCCGAACGGCTGCTCGACGAAGACGCCGGCGTACGCGACGCCGCCGCGCAGAGCCTGTCCGAGCTCAAGTCGCCGGCAGCCGGCACACCACTGCTGGCCTGGGCGGAACACACCGATGCCTATGCCCGTGCCGCCGCGCTGCGAGCACTGCGCGAGCTGCGGCTGCCAGCCGCGCAAACGCCGGCGCAGGCGTCGCTGTTCCACGCCCATCCCGGCGTGCGCCGCGAGGCGGTCGGCGTGCTCGGCTGGTTGAAGGTGGCCGAGGCGCTGCCCGCGCTCGCCGAACTGGCGCAGAGCGATGCCGATGCCGAAGTACGCCGTGCCGCCACTGGTGCGCTCGGCTTCGCTGCTGATGCTCAGGTGGCGCCCGCGCTGCTCGCCGCGCTGGGCGATGCGGAGTGGCAGGTGCGCGAGGAAGCGGCCACCACGCTGGGCAAGCTGCGGCTGGCCGGTGCGGTAATACAGCTGATCGGCACGCTGGAACACGATATCTGGCAGGTACGGATCAAGGCGGCGCGCGCGCTCGGCCTGCTTGGCGACGCAGCCGCGCTGCCCGCACTGATCGCTAGCCTCGCCCACCCGGCCGGCAACCTGCGCAAGGAAGCAGCCATCGCGCTCGGCGAGATCGGCGATCCTACGGCCCAGGCCGCGCTCGACGTGGCCGCCGACGATCCCGATCCGGAAGTGCGCAAGGCGGCGCGCCTGGCCATCAGCCGGCTGGCCGCCGCATGACGCCAATCGAGGTTGGCCTCACGCCGCAGGCGCTGACTCTGGTCTGGCCCGGCGGCAGCACCACGCTCTCCGCCCAGGCGCTGCGCGCCGCCTGCCGCTGCGCCGATTGCCGTGCCGCCGCGCTGCGCGGCCAGGCCGTGCCGATTCCCGCCGCAACCATGCTGGCCGGGCTGGCGCCGCTGGGGCATTACGCGCTGCAATTGCGCTTTGCCGATGGCCACGAGCGTGGCATCTATCCCTGGGCCTATCTACAGCAGCTTGCAGCCGCCCAGCATCCCTCGTCTTAAATTCAAATTTGTTATTTTGAAATCATTTAATATTCCTTTTTAACAAATCATCGACCGGTTAGATTTGCTCATCGCCTTGCCACATATCGCGGCAAGTCCACATGGGAGAACAATACGATGAGCACCTTGCATACCTTCACGCGTTGGCTACCGGCGCTGGCACTGACCGGCGCCCTGACCGCGCAGGCCGATGACGTCACCGTCGCCTACCAGACCACGGTCGAGCCAGCCAAGGTGGCGCAGGCCGACGGCGCCTACGAGAAGGCCACCGCCAGCAAGATCAACTGGCGCAAGTTCGAAAGCGGCGCCGAGGTGATCACCGCCGTCGCATCGGGGGATGTGCAGATCGGCTACGTGGGCTCCAGCCCCTTGGCGGCGGCGGCCAGCCGCTCGCTGCCGGTACAGACCTTCTTGATCGCCGCGCAGATCGGTTCAGCCGAGGCGCTGGTGGTGCGCAACGGTACCGGCATCAACAAACCGGCCGATCTCGCCGGCAAGAAGATCGCCGTGCCCTTCGTCTCGACCACGCACTACAGCCTGCTGGCCGCGCTCAAACACTGGAAGATCGCACCGTCCAAGGTACAGATCATCAACCTGCGTCCGTCCGAGATCGCCGCAGCCTGGCAGCGTGGCGACATCGACGCCGCCTATGTGTGGGATCCGGCCCTCGGTCGCGCCAAGGAAAACGGCAAGGTGCTGACCAGCTCGACCGACGTCGCCAAGTGGGGCGCGCCGACCTTCGATGCCTGGATCGTGCGCAAGGATTTCGCCGAGAAGAACCCCGCGTTCGTCGAGCAGTTCGCCCGCGTCACCCTCAAGGCCTATGCCGACTACGCCGCCAATCCCAAGGCCTTTGCCAGCAACGCCGGCAACGTGGAGAAGATTGCCCGCATCACCGGCTCCAAGCCCGAGGAAGTGGCGAGCCTGCTGGAAGGCAACCGCTACCCGGTGGCCAGCGAACAGGCCCAGCTGCTCGCCAAGTCCACCGAGCAGGCGCTGGCCAATACCTCGGCCTTCCTCAAGGAGCAGGGCAAGGTCGACGCAGTACACCCGAGCTACGCCGAATACGTGAGCAATCGCTACGCCAAGGCGGCGCTGAAGTAAGGCATCACATTCACCGCTGCACCGCCTGCCGGTGCAGCGGGTTTTGTCGTTTGCAGGAGCAGACCATGTCCTCGCTGATCGTCGATCGCGTATCGGTGCACTACCCCGGCGCAGCCACTGCGGCGCTGTCCGATGTGTCGCTGACCGTCGGAGCGGAAAACCTGGTGGTCGCGCTGGGTCCATCCGGCTGCGGCAAGACCACACTGCTCAACCTGATCGCCGGCTTCGTCGCGCCCAGTCGCGGCCAGATCACGCTC
This region of Chitinolyticbacter meiyuanensis genomic DNA includes:
- a CDS encoding HEAT repeat domain-containing protein, with translation MTDTYTALLGDSDLATLAPRLAAIDAATRRIALIELADEGDPAHLPLLIAGLNDADARVRAEAAQLLAGWDEVYVAHALAERLLDEDAGVRDAAAQSLSELKSPAAGTPLLAWAEHTDAYARAAALRALRELRLPAAQTPAQASLFHAHPGVRREAVGVLGWLKVAEALPALAELAQSDADAEVRRAATGALGFAADAQVAPALLAALGDAEWQVREEAATTLGKLRLAGAVIQLIGTLEHDIWQVRIKAARALGLLGDAAALPALIASLAHPAGNLRKEAAIALGEIGDPTAQAALDVAADDPDPEVRKAARLAISRLAAA
- a CDS encoding DUF971 domain-containing protein: MTPIEVGLTPQALTLVWPGGSTTLSAQALRAACRCADCRAAALRGQAVPIPAATMLAGLAPLGHYALQLRFADGHERGIYPWAYLQQLAAAQHPSS
- the tauA gene encoding taurine ABC transporter substrate-binding protein — encoded protein: MSTLHTFTRWLPALALTGALTAQADDVTVAYQTTVEPAKVAQADGAYEKATASKINWRKFESGAEVITAVASGDVQIGYVGSSPLAAAASRSLPVQTFLIAAQIGSAEALVVRNGTGINKPADLAGKKIAVPFVSTTHYSLLAALKHWKIAPSKVQIINLRPSEIAAAWQRGDIDAAYVWDPALGRAKENGKVLTSSTDVAKWGAPTFDAWIVRKDFAEKNPAFVEQFARVTLKAYADYAANPKAFASNAGNVEKIARITGSKPEEVASLLEGNRYPVASEQAQLLAKSTEQALANTSAFLKEQGKVDAVHPSYAEYVSNRYAKAALK